The following nucleotide sequence is from Ktedonobacteraceae bacterium.
GCTTAGATAGTAAGCGGCGAGATAGATGTATGCTACTATCTCGCCGCTTGTTTCGAGACAACAGAACCTTGCGTACCGGCTTCCTCACGTTTCATGAGATAATCGATCCGGTGCAGGGCATGTCATTCTGAGAGAAGCGAAGAATCTGCTTTTGATTACTCAGGTAATTCCCCCCTGGTATTCATTCTTACTTATGCTATATTTCGTGGTCAGTTCATCCACGGTGGGCGCATAGCACCGCTTACTTTCGCCTCTCGAAAAGTAATACGCCAACCAGCCAAAGTTGGATCATGTCATCCATTTTCATGATCGAGTCCGTGAATATCCTCCCTGGCCACCTTATCCCCACGCGCAGCCGCCCATTGCAAAACCTCTGCCGCGACATATAACGAACCGGTGGCACAGATCAAATCGCTGCTCTCCGCCACGTCAAGGGCCAGTTTCATAGCAGCATTACTATTTTCGGCAGTATAAACGCTTACATTGGGAGCATGAACGGCAAATAGTGCCTGCAACTCTTCGATTGAAGCCCCCCGCGGATTCTTCATACGTGTCAAAACAACGGCATCTACTCCCGCCAGAGCCTGTAGGATGCCAACCAGGTCTTTGTCACGATTCACACTCAACACAACGATGAGTTTGCGCCAGGAAAATGAGCTGCGTAGCGCCTGCATCAACTTTTGCATAGAATCGGCATTGTGTGCGCCATCAACCACAATCGTTGGATTATGCCCGACAACCTCAATGCGCGCGGGCCAATGTACTAAGCGCAATCCTTCGCGTAAGGCCTCCTCATCCCACCTGACGCCCTTCTTGTTCAGATTGTCGAGGGCCGCGAGCGCGACTGTGGCATTTTCAAGCTGGTGCTGACCGGCCAGTGGGATTTCCAGGCCTGAATAGGTTTTTTCGGGCGCCCAGATAGTGAAACGCTGGTGATCCTCAAAACGCTGCTCCAGTTGGTAGCGATAGCTGGTTGCCGGTAATTGTCCCGCATCGACTTCTGCCTGCGCGGGATCGTTTTCGAGCGGGCCGACGCGCACAAGTTCGGCATGCTGTTTGCGGCTGGCCGCGGCAATAGCAAGTAAAGCCTCCGGAGACTGGGCAGAAGTAACAATCACCCCATTCGGTTTGATAATACCGGCCTTTTCGGTCGCAATCTGCGTCAGCGTATTCCCCAGCACCTGCATATGATCGAAGCTGATCGAAGTAATCACCGAGACGAGCGGCTGCGTGATATTGGTCGCATCCAATCGCCCGCCTAAGCCAACTTCCAGCACGGCATGTCGCACTTGCTTGCGCGCAAAATAGAGAAACATCAGAGCGGTGGCTACCTGGTATGTGTTATATGGAACAGCGCCGGGCGTTTGCTCGATCTTCTCAACAGCGGCACGAACCTCCGGCAGCAGTTCGGCAAATTCCTCCTCGCTGATGAGATTGCCGTTGATACGAATGCGCTCGCGAAAAGTGTGCAGGTCGGGCTGCGTATAGAGGCCGGTGCGCCATTCTGCCTCGCGCAAGACACGCTCGATCATGGCCGCCGTCGACCCCTTACCCTTCGTGCCCGCTATCAATGTGCTGCCATAGCTTGTATGTGGATTGCCCAGCGCCTCAAGCAGCAGCTCTTCGCGCGACAAATTCCCCTCACGGTTGCGCGTATACACTCCGCTACGTTCAAAATCGCTCAGGCTATAAAGGTAAGATAAGGCTTCTTTATAATTCATGGTTGTTCACAAATGTCCTCGTACAATAGAATCGCTCATCTTTACAACACGCACCATCTCATGCACATCATGCACGCGAACGATATCTGCGCCCTGGGCGATACCCAGCGCGATGCTGGCCGCCGTACCCTCAAGGCGCTCCGAGACGGGCAAACCACCCAGCACATAGCCAATGGTAGATTTGCGCGATGTACCAAGCAGGATTGGCCTGCCCAGCACACGCAGTTCATGGAGACGGCGCAGCAAGGTCAGGTTCTCTTCTGGCGTCGTGCCAAAGCCAATACCAGGATCAATGATAATACGCTCCCATTCAACGCCTGCCGCCAGCGCCAGGTCAATGCTATGGGCAAGAAAACGCACAACATCGCTGACGATCTCGCGTTTCTGGTAGCCGCGCATATTTGCCATTAATACGATGGGGACGCCACGTTCGTTTACCAGTGCTGCCATAGCAGGATCGCGCCGCAGCGCCCAGATATCGTTTACGATACATGCTCCCGCATCCAACGCCTGCCTCGCGACCTCAGCTTTATAGGTGTCGATAGAGATCAGAATTTCCGCGGGTAATGCTGCGTGAAGCGCCTCAATGACAGGTATTACGCGCGCGAGTTCTATCTCGATGGAAACAGGCTCCGCATGTGGCCGCGTCGATTCGCCACCCACATCGATCAACATTGCTCCTTCGGCGACAAATTTCCTGGCCCTGATAACAGCACGTTCGACAATTTGCTCCCACGACAATGTATCTTCCGACAATCCATCACCTGAAAAGGAGTCGGGAGTGATGTTCATAATGGCCATAACATACGTCCGCTGACCCCACTCGAGTCGATGATTGGCCCAGATTGTTGGCGGTAGCGATGTATTCATAGCTTCATGATATCCTTTTTGATGGGCAATTTACAAGGTAGGGGCCTGTCATTCTGAGCGCAGCGAAGAATCTCTCTCTCATTTAGAGGTAACACCGATTTTCTTACGTTGTCACCCCTACCTGTACAATGTTATACTACTACATAGTAGTAATGATATTACCCGTCTCAACATTTTGATGTGTCTCTTGTAATAAGAGAGATTGCAAACTCATAAACAAAGGGAACGCCAGATGAAAAGCACGACCGAAATGAAAAAAGGGCGCAATGTTGTGGCAACAGCCCGCCGCTGCCATGAATGCAATGAAGAGGCGCTTGGGCGCTGTCCAGATTGTCATCGCGGTTTTTGCCAGGATCATTTTCCCAAACAGCAGCATTCTCCCTGCGCCGAAAGACAAATGAAACTGGCGCAAACGCAGGTCTGTTACGTATGTGGTACCCCTGTCTATCCCGACCAGTGGTCGCTTTCACGAACATCCCACATCATCGACCAGTATCGCTGCCAGGGATGCGGTCGCCATATCTGTGATGAACTCCATACGCAGCGAAAGACTGAAGATGTGACCGTCGTTCGTGAAGGGATGCGCGGTCATCGCTATCAATATACGAAACGCTATTGCGACCTCTGCTCGCCTTTTGCCCGCGTAGGCGGCATAAAGGGCCTGACC
It contains:
- a CDS encoding folylpolyglutamate synthase/dihydrofolate synthase family protein, coding for MNYKEALSYLYSLSDFERSGVYTRNREGNLSREELLLEALGNPHTSYGSTLIAGTKGKGSTAAMIERVLREAEWRTGLYTQPDLHTFRERIRINGNLISEEEFAELLPEVRAAVEKIEQTPGAVPYNTYQVATALMFLYFARKQVRHAVLEVGLGGRLDATNITQPLVSVITSISFDHMQVLGNTLTQIATEKAGIIKPNGVIVTSAQSPEALLAIAAASRKQHAELVRVGPLENDPAQAEVDAGQLPATSYRYQLEQRFEDHQRFTIWAPEKTYSGLEIPLAGQHQLENATVALAALDNLNKKGVRWDEEALREGLRLVHWPARIEVVGHNPTIVVDGAHNADSMQKLMQALRSSFSWRKLIVVLSVNRDKDLVGILQALAGVDAVVLTRMKNPRGASIEELQALFAVHAPNVSVYTAENSNAAMKLALDVAESSDLICATGSLYVAAEVLQWAAARGDKVAREDIHGLDHENG
- the folP gene encoding dihydropteroate synthase, with the translated sequence MNTSLPPTIWANHRLEWGQRTYVMAIMNITPDSFSGDGLSEDTLSWEQIVERAVIRARKFVAEGAMLIDVGGESTRPHAEPVSIEIELARVIPVIEALHAALPAEILISIDTYKAEVARQALDAGACIVNDIWALRRDPAMAALVNERGVPIVLMANMRGYQKREIVSDVVRFLAHSIDLALAAGVEWERIIIDPGIGFGTTPEENLTLLRRLHELRVLGRPILLGTSRKSTIGYVLGGLPVSERLEGTAASIALGIAQGADIVRVHDVHEMVRVVKMSDSIVRGHL